The Mucilaginibacter mallensis genome has a segment encoding these proteins:
- a CDS encoding serine hydrolase domain-containing protein — protein sequence MRKNKWNCVIPVLSLFVLFNSACAQNPPLGKAYVVEENLVQNSTVLLNNASYLIPLQNLNTLKIASIHFTNQYASGFDSLLNKYSKADVFNGNDYTTGAGPNNINTLSADLKWYNTIVIQLNNNDVNNAQIINFITQNQKLKNVVIALFGNGSSFTKLNDVTAPIIWSERISAVSAYFSAQAIFGGVAITQKLSSTYAPHYAANMGFTTSKIRLQYTVPEDAGINSTNLLAIDDIAREAIAAHATPGCVVLVAKDGKVIFNKAYGYHTYDNLAPDKLTDIFDLASLTKVTATTMEVMRLTEQGKLNMDSTIGTYLPIVKGSNKADILLHELMTHQSGLVADIPTYEKLKPSDHSIDSSAAYPTKIVDNYYLRKNYFNDVMMPDILHSPLKTRGQYVYSDVSMVMMKEISETVTSTPLNDYVLQQFYLPLGMQTAGFHPLYRFPAKNIIPTEEDQVFRHTLLLGYVEDQTAALCGGVSGNAGLYADANDLAILYQMVLNKGMYGGVQYFKPETVDTFTAKYSNISRRGLGFDRWDPIIDRHYPSQLASPQTYGHTGYTGTCVWVDPKSNLVYIFLSNRVNPRVSDKLSSLRIRPRIQDAVYDAIAKGL from the coding sequence ATGAGAAAAAATAAGTGGAATTGCGTTATCCCCGTATTATCGTTGTTTGTATTGTTTAATTCGGCCTGCGCGCAAAATCCACCTCTTGGTAAAGCCTATGTTGTTGAAGAGAACCTGGTACAAAACTCAACCGTATTACTCAATAATGCATCCTATCTTATCCCGCTGCAAAATCTCAATACTTTAAAAATTGCCAGTATCCATTTCACCAATCAATACGCAAGCGGGTTTGATAGCCTGCTCAATAAGTATAGCAAGGCTGATGTTTTCAACGGGAACGATTATACCACCGGCGCAGGCCCCAACAACATCAACACACTTTCGGCTGATTTAAAATGGTATAATACCATCGTCATACAGCTAAACAATAACGATGTAAACAACGCGCAGATTATCAATTTTATCACCCAGAATCAAAAATTAAAAAATGTGGTGATCGCGCTGTTTGGCAATGGTAGTTCTTTTACTAAGCTGAATGACGTTACAGCGCCCATCATCTGGAGCGAAAGGATCTCAGCAGTATCGGCATATTTTAGCGCACAGGCTATATTTGGCGGGGTTGCTATCACCCAAAAACTAAGCAGCACTTATGCGCCCCATTATGCCGCTAACATGGGGTTCACCACATCAAAGATCCGCCTGCAATACACTGTGCCCGAAGATGCAGGTATCAATTCAACCAATCTTTTAGCCATTGATGATATTGCCCGCGAGGCCATTGCTGCACATGCAACACCCGGCTGCGTAGTGCTGGTAGCCAAGGATGGCAAGGTGATCTTTAACAAAGCTTATGGCTATCACACCTATGATAATTTAGCTCCTGATAAGCTGACCGATATCTTTGACCTGGCATCCCTTACCAAAGTAACGGCTACCACAATGGAGGTAATGCGACTTACCGAACAGGGTAAGCTGAATATGGATTCTACTATCGGCACTTATTTGCCTATAGTTAAGGGCTCTAACAAAGCCGATATACTTTTGCATGAGTTAATGACCCACCAATCAGGTTTAGTAGCCGATATCCCAACCTATGAAAAACTGAAACCCAGCGATCATAGTATTGATTCATCCGCCGCCTATCCAACCAAAATAGTAGACAATTACTACCTGCGTAAAAATTATTTTAATGATGTGATGATGCCTGATATCCTGCATTCGCCATTAAAAACGCGTGGGCAATACGTTTATAGCGATGTGAGCATGGTGATGATGAAAGAAATTTCGGAAACCGTTACCTCAACGCCTTTAAATGATTATGTACTGCAGCAATTTTATTTGCCATTAGGTATGCAAACTGCAGGTTTTCATCCGTTGTACCGTTTCCCGGCTAAAAACATTATTCCAACAGAAGAGGACCAGGTATTTCGCCATACTTTATTGCTGGGTTATGTAGAGGATCAAACCGCGGCATTATGTGGCGGTGTATCGGGCAATGCCGGTTTATACGCCGATGCCAATGACCTGGCCATACTTTACCAAATGGTATTGAACAAAGGCATGTATGGCGGTGTACAATATTTTAAACCCGAAACGGTAGATACGTTCACCGCTAAATACTCGAATATTAGTCGCCGTGGCTTAGGTTTTGACCGCTGGGACCCTATCATCGACAGGCATTATCCATCGCAACTGGCATCACCACAAACTTATGGGCATACCGGCTATACCGGTACCTGTGTTTGGGTTGATCCAAAATCGAACCTGGTGTATATCTTTTTGTCGAACAGGGTAAACCCGCGTGTTAGTGATAAGCTATCGAGCCTGCGCATCCGCCCAAGGATACAGGACGCGGTGTATGATGCGATAGCGAAGGGGTTGTGA
- the mutL gene encoding DNA mismatch repair endonuclease MutL: MPDIIQLLPDAVANQIAAGEVVQRPASAVKELIENAIDAGADKIQLILKDAGKALIQVIDNGCGMSLTDARMSFERHATSKIRKADDLFAIRTMGFRGEAMASIAAIAQVELKTRRHEDELGTCIFIEGSEVISQEACSANTGTSISVKNLFYNTPARRNFLKSNPVEMRHIIDEFQRVALANPQIFFTMHHDGQEVYHLPEAMLKQRIVHLFGNNYNQRLVPVEEDTTIIKLHGFVGKPEFARKTRGEQFFFVNNRFIRDAYLNHAVLTAFDELLPDEAYPMYVLFIDIDPAKIDINVHPTKTEIKYQDEKAIYAIIRSAVKRSLGRYNITPSLDFDQENSIEHLITPKPFEEIVAPTIAFNPDFNPFAAEKKADREMPYMRDSHSYNSSPIPKNWDTLYEISKKEPNYQHAMHEEKNISVDEQEVSKSSERQLFQIHNRFILSQIKSGFMLISQQAAHERVLYERFLQQLQNHSGVSQQSLFPQSVTLNSSDFELLRELLPDVRALGFDIREFGKNTVVVEGIPADLNNIGEHQLLEQLLEGFKNNLAILKLDKRDNLARSLARNAAIKSGTKLSLEEMNLLIDQLFACQMPNVALNGKPVISTFTLNELLERFEK, encoded by the coding sequence ATGCCAGATATTATACAGCTTTTACCGGATGCCGTTGCCAACCAGATAGCCGCGGGCGAAGTGGTTCAGCGACCAGCATCAGCCGTAAAAGAACTGATTGAGAACGCGATAGATGCGGGTGCAGATAAAATACAACTGATACTTAAAGACGCCGGGAAGGCGCTGATACAGGTAATTGATAATGGCTGCGGCATGAGCCTTACCGACGCGCGCATGAGCTTTGAGCGCCATGCCACATCAAAAATACGCAAGGCCGATGACCTGTTTGCCATCCGTACCATGGGTTTCAGGGGCGAGGCCATGGCATCAATTGCAGCTATTGCCCAGGTAGAGCTGAAAACCCGCCGCCATGAGGATGAACTGGGTACCTGTATTTTTATTGAAGGATCGGAAGTGATAAGCCAGGAGGCCTGTTCGGCAAATACGGGTACATCCATATCGGTTAAAAACCTGTTTTATAATACGCCTGCCCGCCGCAACTTTTTAAAGAGCAACCCGGTGGAGATGCGCCATATTATTGACGAATTTCAGCGTGTGGCGTTGGCTAACCCGCAAATATTTTTCACCATGCATCATGATGGGCAGGAGGTTTACCATTTGCCGGAGGCGATGCTGAAACAACGTATCGTACACTTGTTCGGCAATAATTACAACCAGCGACTGGTGCCTGTTGAGGAAGATACCACCATTATAAAACTGCACGGCTTTGTAGGCAAGCCCGAGTTTGCCCGTAAAACCCGTGGCGAGCAGTTCTTTTTTGTAAATAACCGTTTTATACGTGACGCATACTTAAACCACGCGGTGCTTACTGCTTTTGATGAGCTGTTGCCTGATGAGGCCTACCCCATGTATGTGCTGTTTATTGATATTGATCCCGCAAAAATTGATATCAACGTTCATCCCACAAAAACAGAAATAAAATACCAGGATGAGAAGGCTATTTATGCCATTATCCGTTCAGCGGTAAAACGCTCGCTTGGCCGGTATAACATTACGCCCAGCCTTGATTTCGACCAGGAGAACAGCATTGAGCATTTGATAACCCCAAAGCCTTTTGAGGAAATAGTAGCGCCAACCATCGCCTTCAACCCGGATTTTAATCCCTTCGCGGCTGAGAAAAAAGCCGACAGGGAAATGCCCTACATGCGGGATAGCCACAGTTATAACAGTTCGCCTATCCCCAAAAACTGGGATACATTATATGAGATAAGCAAAAAAGAGCCGAACTATCAGCATGCCATGCATGAGGAGAAGAACATATCGGTTGATGAGCAGGAAGTAAGCAAATCGAGCGAGCGGCAACTGTTCCAGATCCATAACCGGTTCATTTTATCGCAAATAAAATCGGGCTTTATGCTGATCAGTCAGCAGGCTGCGCATGAGCGGGTATTGTATGAGCGTTTTTTACAGCAATTGCAAAATCATTCAGGCGTGAGCCAGCAAAGTTTGTTTCCGCAGTCGGTTACACTAAACAGCAGTGATTTTGAGTTATTAAGGGAACTTTTGCCTGATGTACGCGCTTTAGGCTTTGATATACGTGAGTTTGGTAAAAATACGGTGGTTGTTGAGGGTATACCGGCAGACCTGAACAATATTGGCGAGCACCAGCTACTTGAACAGCTGCTGGAAGGCTTCAAAAATAACCTGGCGATACTGAAACTGGATAAGCGCGATAACCTGGCCCGCTCGCTGGCGCGCAACGCGGCGATAAAATCGGGCACAAAATTATCGCTCGAAGAGATGAATTTACTGATTGATCAGCTTTTTGCCTGCCAAATGCCTAATGTTGCATTAAATGGAAAGCCTGTAATTAGTACCTTTACATTAAATGAATTATTAGAACGATTTGAAAAGTAG
- a CDS encoding amidohydrolase, with amino-acid sequence MKKLWPLLLIFIVACKQKQREYNADLLVKNALVYTVDSNFTTAQAFVVSAGKIIAVGDTDSLDKKYLAREVVDAGGHAVYPGFIDAHSHFYDYGTGLQQADLTNTHSWQEIIDTVNAYARRNTDGWVVGNGWDQNLWKNKQFPTKGKLDSLFPVRPVLLERVDGHAAIANQAALNIAGVKPGQTINGGVIETVKGKLTGMLVDNAVGIVTRKIPPPDGDGIQAALLAAQKNCFADGLTTVADCGQPYTIISTIDGLQHKGELKIRLFVMLSDRPENYDYLFKHGIFKTPGLDVRGFKMFADGALGSRGACLLQPYADQKNWRGFLLSSQQHFQEIAQKVYEKGFQLSTHAIGDSANRVILKIYASVLKGKNDRRWRIEHAQIVSPDDMKSFGDYNIIPSVQPTHATSDMYWAIKRLGPERIKTAYAYKQLLDQNGWLPLGTDFPVENINPIYTFYAAVERKDLKGFPSTGFQPENAISRIEALKGMTIWAAKAQFEEKEKGSIEPGKYADFVILDNDIMKMNGADLPKVKVLKTYVNGEKVYEKK; translated from the coding sequence ATGAAGAAATTATGGCCCCTGCTACTTATTTTTATAGTAGCGTGTAAACAAAAACAAAGAGAATACAATGCTGATCTGCTGGTTAAAAATGCGTTGGTTTACACTGTCGACAGTAATTTTACCACCGCCCAGGCTTTTGTTGTAAGTGCCGGCAAAATAATAGCAGTTGGCGATACCGATTCATTAGATAAAAAATATTTAGCGCGCGAAGTTGTTGACGCCGGCGGCCATGCCGTTTATCCAGGGTTTATTGATGCGCATTCCCATTTTTATGATTATGGCACAGGCCTGCAGCAAGCCGATTTGACCAATACCCATAGCTGGCAGGAAATTATTGATACCGTAAACGCTTACGCCCGCCGCAATACTGATGGCTGGGTGGTTGGCAATGGCTGGGACCAAAATCTTTGGAAAAACAAACAATTTCCGACCAAAGGTAAACTGGATTCGCTGTTCCCGGTGAGGCCGGTATTGTTGGAGCGTGTTGATGGCCATGCCGCCATTGCTAACCAGGCCGCCTTAAATATAGCCGGTGTAAAACCCGGCCAAACTATTAACGGTGGCGTAATTGAAACCGTAAAAGGTAAACTTACCGGCATGCTGGTTGATAACGCCGTGGGTATAGTTACCCGCAAAATACCACCACCCGATGGTGATGGCATACAAGCCGCATTGCTGGCCGCGCAAAAAAACTGTTTTGCCGATGGCTTAACCACTGTAGCCGATTGCGGCCAGCCTTATACCATCATCAGCACTATTGATGGCTTACAGCATAAAGGCGAATTAAAGATACGCCTGTTCGTAATGCTATCCGACAGGCCCGAGAATTACGACTATCTGTTTAAACACGGCATTTTTAAAACACCGGGCCTTGATGTGCGTGGCTTTAAAATGTTTGCCGATGGAGCCCTGGGCTCAAGAGGCGCATGCTTGTTACAGCCTTATGCCGATCAAAAAAACTGGCGCGGTTTTTTACTAAGCAGTCAGCAGCATTTCCAGGAAATTGCTCAAAAGGTGTATGAAAAGGGTTTTCAGCTATCAACTCATGCCATTGGCGACTCGGCTAACCGGGTGATATTAAAAATTTATGCCTCCGTTTTAAAAGGCAAAAACGACAGGCGCTGGCGGATTGAACACGCGCAGATCGTATCACCTGATGACATGAAGAGCTTTGGCGATTATAATATCATCCCATCGGTACAGCCTACACACGCTACATCTGACATGTACTGGGCGATAAAGCGCCTTGGCCCCGAGCGTATAAAAACAGCTTATGCTTATAAACAACTGTTGGATCAAAACGGCTGGCTCCCGCTGGGCACCGATTTCCCGGTTGAAAATATTAATCCTATCTATACCTTTTATGCAGCTGTTGAACGTAAAGACCTGAAAGGCTTTCCCTCAACTGGTTTTCAGCCCGAAAATGCGATAAGCCGCATTGAAGCGTTAAAGGGAATGACCATATGGGCAGCCAAGGCTCAGTTTGAAGAAAAGGAAAAAGGAAGCATTGAGCCCGGTAAATATGCCGACTTTGTAATACTGGATAATGATATTATGAAAATGAACGGCGCCGACCTGCCAAAGGTTAAGGTGCTGAAAACTTATGTTAATGGTGAAAAAGTATATGAGAAAAAATAA